From one Triticum urartu cultivar G1812 chromosome 3, Tu2.1, whole genome shotgun sequence genomic stretch:
- the LOC125547904 gene encoding uncharacterized protein LOC125547904 — MSQLANDTLNKLRVLNGVKFEYSYWNIHTHGFAGQQNTQVDALAMDILLESRPKDDQGNAFVELMQMKPEAITKECLKFLTENDHLLFIDEMESNAEWDSIKKHLLCESTRAYIVVLTRSKNVATYCVYHKEYQLLSLRDLMIKGSDRCGCSDGGDNRKEDGEFELDNFVGRSDEMDFFYRRSPDVKLLCVWGIAGVGKSAIVRESFHGKVITGGHYIMHSWVDVPHPFDLTDLCRRLLLNFYPDNLEAKETALISMMEGKDPIQGCCKILRQNNCLVVIDGLQSKHDWDLIKKALFSQPVRGRTVVITREESIATYCTNKKDEILNVKGLKDDLALNLFKKINLKAEKLSQSFPEVVEPILKHIMSKCGGLPEVIVAAGKIAIPYSERISSLELFNAELMEILENSLSFPRLKGIFCWMQSYFDACSDELKPCIFYMSVFPMDQSIRQRRLLRRWIAEGYSSCGGGGAAEKGEKLFSELMKLSILYLDQRTSSTTKSWMVNGFFREYIKSRPMEDNLVFALEGGCSPSSRLTGQHLTISSCWDRDEIVFNSMDLSRLRSLTVFGKWVPFLVSDKMKVLRVLDLEGTSRTSDGTASVTDDVLEKIVKQFRRLKFMSLRGCMEVTRLPDSLGAMTQLETLDARHTSIVELPPAIITKLHKLQYIRAGTTKARRLQAATRAAAAMPPPPPPPPPTTTTTQEEDIHSGRSSFVGVKAAAALGVVQRASSRITGALKNRVHALVESSSSSSWWESKKQRRRRVRVAANGDGVEIVRAAAEGIGKLTELHTLGVVNIAGGKDSLLLLKELENLTQLRKLGLTGINSKNWKGLCDAISGHLPHLESLSLQLLVLQENAGSYEFACFDRISVLPKTLKRLKVLYTSSRNSVACIRQTWTRLPDPVCFQHEWRVSTGEDIGMLFSRDMLRSSDRPHVQPVEELLTFGHVPTPDGSEWRPVEHLRFDCHGIRSRVTFGRATFFSVETLNINCCRSCGGSSCLWIDGLRYLHGLKEICVTGEYSSSFAQDLRRQLDKHANHPELKMLNSS, encoded by the exons ATGAGTCAATTGGCCAACGACACCCTGAATAAGTTGAGAGTACTCAATGGAGTGAAATTTGAATACAGCTACTGGAATATCCATACACACGGATTCGCCGGTCAGCAAAATACGCAGGTTGATGCCTTGGCCATGGACATACTTTTGGAATCTAGGCCAAAAGATGACCAAGGTAATGCATTTGTAGAGCTCATGCAGATGAAACCCGAGGCTATAACAAAAGAATGTCTAAAGTTTCTGACTGAAAATGATCACCTCCTCTTTATTGATGAGATGGAGTCCAACGCAGAATGGGACTCGATTAAAAAACACCTGTTATGTGAGTCTACTAGAGCTTATATCGTTGTTCTTACAAGAAGTAAAAATGTGGCCACATATTGTGTATATCATAAAGAATATCAGCTGCTCAGCCTCAGAGATCTGATGATCAAG GGTTCTGACCGTTGTGGATGTTCAGATGGAGGAGACAACAGAAAGGAAGATGGTGAATTTGAACTTGATAACTTTGTTGGGCGTAGTGATGAGATGGACTTTTTTTATCGCCGTAGTCCTGACGTGAAGTTGTTGTGTGTGTGGGGGATTGCTGGTGTTGGGAAATCAGCTATCGTCAGAGAGAGTTTCCACGGCAAAGTGATAACAGGCGGACACTACATAATGCACAGCTGGGTGGATGTACCCCATCCTTTCGATTTGACGGACTTATGCCGGAGATTGCTTTTGAATTTTTATCCGGATAATCTTGAGGCAAAGGAAACTGCATTAATTAGTATGATGGAAGGAAAAGACCCAATTCAAGGGTGCTGTAAAATCCTCCGTCAAAACAATTGTCTCGTTGTTATTGATGGTCTGCAGTCGAAGCATGACTGGGACTTGATAAAAAAAGCTTTGTTTTCCCAGCCTGTTAGAGGAAGAACCGTTGTCATTACACGTGAAGAAAGCATCGCCACATATTGTACTAATAAAAAGGATGAAATTCTCAATGTCAAAGGTCTAAAAGATGATTTGGCCCTTAATCTCTTCAAGAAG ATTAATCTCAAAGCCGAGAAACTGTCTCAATCTTTCCCTGAGGTAGTAGAACCAATTTTAAAGCATATCATGTCCAAGTGTGGTGGGCTTCCAGAAGTAATAGTTGCTGCAGGAAAAATTGCCATCCCATACTCAGAGAGAATTAGTTCCTTGGAGCTTTTCAATGCTGAATTGATGGAAATATTGGAGAACTCGTTAAGCTTTCCTAGATTAAAGGGTATCTTTTGTTGGATGCAATCCTATTTTGATGCCTGCTCAGATGAACTCAAGCCATGTATCTTCTATATGTCAGTATTCCCTATGGACCAAAGCATTAGGCAAAGGCGTTTGCTCAGGCGGTGGATTGCAGAGGGTTACTCCTcttgtggtggtggtggtgctgcaGAGAAGGGAGAAAAGCTCTTCTCCGAACTCATGAAATTGAGCATATTATATCTGGATCAGCGGACATCATCAACGACAAAAAGCTGGATGGTCAATGGCTTCTTCCGTGAATACATCAAGTCACGGCCAATGGAAGATAATCTTGTGTTTGCACTAGAGGGGGGTTGCAGCCCCAGCTCGCGACTCACGGGACAACACCTCACCATAAGCAGCTGTTGGGACAGGGATGagattgtgttcaatagcatggACTTGTCACGGCTACGGTCTTTGACAGTGTTTGGGAAGTGGGTGCCATTCCTCGTCTCGGACAAGATGAAGGTGCTTCGAGTGCTTGATCTAGAGGGTACTAGTAGGACATCAGATGGTACTGCTAGTGTAACAGATGATGTTCTGGAGAAGATCGTGAAGCAGTTTCGTCGCCTCAAGTTCATGTCCCTGCGTGGATGCATGGAAGTCACTCGTCTCCCTGATTCATTGGGTGCCATGACTCAGCTGGAGACTTTGGATGCCAGGCACACCTCCATAGTCGAGCTGCCACCTGCTATCATCACCAAGCTACACAAGCTTCAGTACATTCGTGCTGGCACCACCAAAGCAAGACGACTACAAGCAGCAacaagagcagcagcagcaatgccaccaccaccaccaccaccaccaccaacaacaacaacaacacaagaAGAAGACATCCATAGTGGAAGGAGCTCCTTTGTAGGAGTCAAAGCAGCAGCAGCATTAGGTGTGGTCCAACGAGCATCATCTAGAATTACTGGAGCATTGAAGAATAGGGTGCATGCTTTGGTGGAATCCAGCAGCAGCAGTAGCTGGTGGGAGTCGAAGAAACAGCGCAGGCGTCGCGTTCGTGTTGCTGCAAATGGTGACGGTGTTGAGATTGTTCGTGCCGCCGCCGAGGGGATTGGGAAGCTGACGGAGTTGCATACACTCGGTGTTGTGAATATTGCAGGTGGGAAAGACAGTCTCCTACTCCTCAAGGAGCTCGAGAATCTTACCCAGCTGCGCAAGCTCGGGTTGACCGGCATCAACAGTAAAAACTGGAAGGGGTTGTGCGATGCCATCTCCGGTCACCTCCCTCATCTCGAGTCCTTGTCACTGCAACTACTGGTGCTGcaggagaatgccggcagctatgAGTTTGCTTGTTTTGACCGCATCTCCGTGCTGCCCAAGACCCTGAAGCGCCTTAAGGTACTGTACACTAGTAGTCGTAACAGTGTTGCATGCATAAGGCAAACATGGACCAGGCTTCCCGATCCCGTATGTTTCCAACATGAGTGGAGGGTATCAACTGGAGAGGACATAGGCATGTTATTTAGCCGGGATATGTTACGAAGCTCTGACCGCCCTCATGTCCAGCCGGTAGAGGAGCTTCTCACATTTGGTCATGTGCCTACACCTGATGGTTCTGAGTGGAGACCTGTCGAGCACCTCAGGTTTGACTGCCACGGCATCCGCTCAAGGGTAACTTTTGGACGGGCAACTTTTTTCTCGGTTGAGACGCTCAACATTAACTGCTGCAGATCTTGTGGTGGATCGTCGTGCTTGTGGATTGACGGGCTAAGGTACCTACATGGACTCAAGGAAATCTGTGTAACGGGAGAGTACAGCAGCAGCTTCGCGCAAGACTTGCGCAGGCAACTTGACAAGCATGCAAACCATCCTGAACTGAAGATGTTAAACTCCTCGTAG